In Equus caballus isolate H_3958 breed thoroughbred chromosome 7, TB-T2T, whole genome shotgun sequence, one DNA window encodes the following:
- the GRIN3B gene encoding glutamate receptor ionotropic, NMDA 3B isoform X1, protein MEFVRALWLGLALALGPGPAGGHPQPCGVPARPGGSVRLGVLLPRAPAARARVRAALALAPALAPRLPRNLSLELVAAAAPARDPASLARGLCRALAAPGVAAVLAFPGARPELLQLHFLAAAAETPVLSVLRREAREPLGAPNPFHLQLDWASPLETLLDVLVSVLRAHAWEDVGLALCRVRDPGSLVALWTSRAGRAPKLVLDLSRPAAGDVGLRARLAPLGAAAGGAVPVPAAVLLGCKAARALRVLRAAPPGPRWLLGTPLPAQALPTVGLSPGLLALGEAARPPLEAAVLDAVELVARALGSAARVQPERTLLPAAVDCGAPPPAGSESSGRFLARFLANTSFQGRTGPVWVTSSSQVHMSRRFQVWTLRRDPRGAPAWATVGSWRDGRLEPEPGSMAVRPPPPPGARARPRLRVVTLVEHPFVFAREPDEDGQCPAGQLCLAPGTNDSAALDALFAALAAGSVPRGLRRCCYGYCIDLLERLAEDAAFDFDLYIVGDGKYGALRDGRWTGLVGDLLAGRAHMAVTSFSINSARSRVLDFSSPFFSTSLGILVRARDTASRLGAFTWPLHWSMWLGVFTALHLTALFLTLYEWRSPYGLTPRGRNRATVFSYSSALNLCYAILFGRTVSSKTPKCPTGRLLMNLWAIFCLLVLSSYTANLAAVMVGDKTFEELSGIHDPKLHHPSQGFRVGTVRESSAEAYIKASFPELHAHMRRHGAPTTPHGVAMLTSDPPKLNAFIMDKALLDYEVSIDADCRLLTVGKPFAMEGYGIGLPQNSPLTSNLSEFISRYKSSGFIDLLHDKWYKMVPCGKRVFAVTEARAPQRADVTAQGLPAFGPQTLQMGIYHFSGLFVLLCLGLGSALLSSLGEHVFYRLALPRIRRGNKLQYWLHTSQRIHRALNTEPPEEPEPRAPEEQRDTPAAPAGPGRCTRVRGAVARERRVRFLLEPAVAAAAPDADADADTDTDAAGSPEGPVWLRSNGRPPAAPPTGAPGPSEREAGPAELEALERRIAGARERLRRALARRGELLAQLGDGARHRPLRLLRARAEGPRAAR, encoded by the exons ATGGAGTTTGTGCGCGCGCTGTGGCTCGGCCTGGCGCTGGCGCTGGGGCCCGGGCCCGCCGGGGGCCACCCGCAGCCGTGCGGGGTCCCTGCGCGCCCGGGGGGCTCCGTGCGCCTGGGCGTCCTCCTgccccgcgcgcccgccgcccgcgcccgcgtCCGCGccgccctggccctggcccccgCCCTGGCGCCGCGGCTGCCGCGCAACCTGAGCCTGGAGCTGGTGGCTGCCGCCGCCCCCGCCCGAGACCCCGCCTCGCTGGCCCGCGGCCTGTGCCGGGCGCTGGCGGCTCCGGGCGTGGCGGCCGTGCTCGCcttccccggggcgcggcccgaGCTGCTGCAGCTGCACTTCCTGGCGGCCGCCGCCGAGACCCCCGTGCTCAGCGTGCTGCGGCGGGAGGCGCGCGAGCCCCTGGGCGCCCCG AACCCGTTCCACCTGCAGCtggactgggccagccccctggagacGCTGCTGGACGTGCTGGTGTCGGTGCTGCGGGCGCACGCCTGGGAGGACGTCGGCCTGGCGCTCTGCCGCGTGCGGGACCCTGGCAGCCTGGTGGCCCTGTGGACAAGCCGGGCTGGCCGAGCCCCGAAGCTCGTGCTGGACCTGAGCCGGCCGGCCGCGGGCGATGTGGGGCTGCGGGCGCGCCTGGCCCCGctgggggcggcggcggggggcgcgGTCCCGGTCCCCGCGGCCGTCCTCCTGGGCTGCAAGGCCGCCCGCGCCCTCCGCGTGCTCCGGGCTGCGCCCCCGGGGCCCCGCTGGCTGCTGGGCACGCCGTTGCCCGCCCAGGCTCTGCCCACCGTGGGGCTGTCGCCCGGGCTGCTGGCGCTGGGCGAGGCGGCGCGGCCCCCGCTCGAGGCCGCCGTCCTCGACGCCGTGGAGCTGGTGGCCCGGGCGCTGGGCAGCGCGGCCCGCGTGCAGCCAGAGCGAACCCTCCTCCCAGCCGCGGTCGACTGCGGCGCCCCGCCACCAGCTGGGTCCGAGTCCTCGGGCCGTTTCCTGGCGCG GTTCCTGGCCAATACGTCCTTCCAGGGCCGCACAGGGCCCGTGTGGGTGACCAGCTCCTCCCAGGTGCACATGTCCCGGCGCTTCCAGGTGTGGACCCTCCGCCGGGACCCGCGGGGTGCGCCGGCCTGGGCCACCGTGGGCAGCTGGCGTGATGGGCGGCTGGAGCCGGAACCGGGGAGCATGGCCGTgcgacccccacccccgccgGGCGCCCGGGCCCGGCCCCGGCTGCGCGTGGTGACGCTGGTGGAGCACCCGTTCGTGTTTGCCCGCGAGCCGGACGAGGACGGGCAGTGCCCGGCTGGCCAGCTGTGCCTGGCGCCCGGCACCAACGACTCAGCCGCCCTGGACGCGCTGTTCGCGGCGCTGGCGGCCGGCTCGGTGCCCCGCGGCCTGCGAAGGTGCTGCTACGGGTACTGCATCGACCTGCTGGAGCGGCTGGCGGAGGACGCGGCCTTCGACTTTGACCTCTACATCGTGGGCGACGGCAAGTACGGCGCCCTGCGCGACGGCCGCTGGACCGGCCTGGTGGGCGACCTGCTGGCCGGCCGGGCGCACATGGCCGTCACCAGCTTCAGCATCAACTCGGCGCGCTCGCGGGTGTTGGACTTCAGCAGCCCCTTCTTCTCCACCAGCCTGGGCATCCTGGTGCGCGCGCGGGACACGGCCTCGCGCCTGGGCGCCTTCACGTGGCCGCTGCACTGGTCCATGTGGCTGGGCGTCTTCACGGCCCTGCACCTCACCGCGCTCTTCCTCACGCTGTACGAGTGGCGCAGCCCCTACGGCCTCACGCCCCGCGGCCGCAACCGCGCCACCGTCTTCTCCTACTCCTCGGCCCTCAACCTCTGCTATGCCATCCTCTTTGGCCGCACGGTGTCCAGCAAGACGCCCAAGTGCCCCACGGGCCGCCTGCTCATGAACCTCTGGGCCATTTTCTGCCTGCTCGTGCTGTCCAGCTACACCGCCAACCTGGCCGCCGTCATGGTCGGCGACAAGACTTTTGAGGAGCTGTCGGGGATCCACGACCCCAAG CTGCACCACCCGTCCCAGGGCTTCCGCGTGGGCACCGTGCGGGAGAGCAGCGCCGAGGCCTACATCAAGGCGAGCTTCCCCGAGCTGCACGCGCACATGCGGCGCCACGGCGCGCCCACCACGCCCCACGGCGTCGCCATGCTCAC GAGCGACCCCCCCAAGCTCAACGCCTTCATCATGGACAAGGCGCTCCTGGACTACGAGGTGTCCATCGACGCCGACTGCAGGCTGCTGACCGTGGGCAAGCCCTTCGCCATGGAGG GCTATGGCATCGGCCTCCCCCAGAACTCGCCGCTCACCTCCAACCTGTCTGAGTTCATCAGCCGCTACAAGTCGTCAGGCTTCATCGACCTGCTGCATGACAAGTGGTACAAGATGGTGCCTTGTGGGAAGAGGGTCTTCGCAGTTACAGAG GCCAGGGCCCCCCAAAGGGCTGACGTGACCGCGCAGGGCTTGCCCGCGTTCGGCCCGCAGACCCTCCAGATGGGCATCTACCACTTCTCGGGGCTCTTCGTGCTGCTCTGCCTCGGCCTGGGCAGCGCCCTGCTGAGCTCTCTGGGCGAGCACGTCTTCTACCGCCTGGCGCTGCCGCGCATCCGCAGGGGCAACAAGCTGCAGTACTGGCTGCACACGAGCCAG AGGATCCACCGCGCCCTCAACACGGAACCGCCCGAGGAGCCGGAGCCCAG GGCTCCCGAGGAGCAGCGGGACACGCCGGCCGCCCCCGCGGGTCCCGGGCGCTGCACACGGGTGCGCGGGGCCGTGGCGCGGGAGCGTCGCGTGCGCTTCCTGCTGGAACCGGCAgtggccgccgccgccccggACGCGGACGCGGACGCCGACACCGACACCGACGCGGCCGGGTCGCCCGAGGGCCCCGTCTGGCTCCGCTCCAAtggccgcccgcccgccgcacCGCCCACGGGCGCCCCCGGGCCCAGCGAGCGGGAGGCGGGCCCGGCGGAGCTGGAGGCGCTGGAGCGGCGCATCGCGGGCGCGCGGGAGCGGCTGCGCCGGGCGCTGGCGCGGCGCGGGGAGCTCCTGGCCCAGCTCGGGGACGGCGCCCGCCACCGGCCGCTGCGCCTGCTCCGGGCCCGCGCGGAGGGGCCCCGGGCCGCCCGGTGA
- the GRIN3B gene encoding glutamate receptor ionotropic, NMDA 3B isoform X2 has product MEFVRALWLGLALALGPGPAGGHPQPCGVPARPGGSVRLGVLLPRAPAARARVRAALALAPALAPRLPRNLSLELVAAAAPARDPASLARGLCRALAAPGVAAVLAFPGARPELLQLHFLAAAAETPVLSVLRREAREPLGAPNPFHLQLDWASPLETLLDVLVSVLRAHAWEDVGLALCRVRDPGSLVALWTSRAGRAPKLVLDLSRPAAGDVGLRARLAPLGAAAGGAVPVPAAVLLGCKAARALRVLRAAPPGPRWLLGTPLPAQALPTVGLSPGLLALGEAARPPLEAAVLDAVELVARALGSAARVQPERTLLPAAVDCGAPPPAGSESSGRFLARFLANTSFQGRTGPVWVTSSSQVHMSRRFQVWTLRRDPRGAPAWATVGSWRDGRLEPEPGSMAVRPPPPPGARARPRLRVVTLVEHPFVFAREPDEDGQCPAGQLCLAPGTNDSAALDALFAALAAGSVPRGLRRCCYGYCIDLLERLAEDAAFDFDLYIVGDGKYGALRDGRWTGLVGDLLAGRAHMAVTSFSINSARSRVLDFSSPFFSTSLGILVRARDTASRLGAFTWPLHWSMWLGVFTALHLTALFLTLYEWRSPYGLTPRGRNRATVFSYSSALNLCYAILFGRTVSSKTPKCPTGRLLMNLWAIFCLLVLSSYTANLAAVMVGDKTFEELSGIHDPKLHHPSQGFRVGTVRESSAEAYIKASFPELHAHMRRHGAPTTPHGVAMLTSDPPKLNAFIMDKALLDYEVSIDADCRLLTVGKPFAMEGYGIGLPQNSPLTSNLSEFISRYKSSGFIDLLHDKWYKMVPCGKRVFAVTETLQMGIYHFSGLFVLLCLGLGSALLSSLGEHVFYRLALPRIRRGNKLQYWLHTSQRIHRALNTEPPEEPEPRAPEEQRDTPAAPAGPGRCTRVRGAVARERRVRFLLEPAVAAAAPDADADADTDTDAAGSPEGPVWLRSNGRPPAAPPTGAPGPSEREAGPAELEALERRIAGARERLRRALARRGELLAQLGDGARHRPLRLLRARAEGPRAAR; this is encoded by the exons ATGGAGTTTGTGCGCGCGCTGTGGCTCGGCCTGGCGCTGGCGCTGGGGCCCGGGCCCGCCGGGGGCCACCCGCAGCCGTGCGGGGTCCCTGCGCGCCCGGGGGGCTCCGTGCGCCTGGGCGTCCTCCTgccccgcgcgcccgccgcccgcgcccgcgtCCGCGccgccctggccctggcccccgCCCTGGCGCCGCGGCTGCCGCGCAACCTGAGCCTGGAGCTGGTGGCTGCCGCCGCCCCCGCCCGAGACCCCGCCTCGCTGGCCCGCGGCCTGTGCCGGGCGCTGGCGGCTCCGGGCGTGGCGGCCGTGCTCGCcttccccggggcgcggcccgaGCTGCTGCAGCTGCACTTCCTGGCGGCCGCCGCCGAGACCCCCGTGCTCAGCGTGCTGCGGCGGGAGGCGCGCGAGCCCCTGGGCGCCCCG AACCCGTTCCACCTGCAGCtggactgggccagccccctggagacGCTGCTGGACGTGCTGGTGTCGGTGCTGCGGGCGCACGCCTGGGAGGACGTCGGCCTGGCGCTCTGCCGCGTGCGGGACCCTGGCAGCCTGGTGGCCCTGTGGACAAGCCGGGCTGGCCGAGCCCCGAAGCTCGTGCTGGACCTGAGCCGGCCGGCCGCGGGCGATGTGGGGCTGCGGGCGCGCCTGGCCCCGctgggggcggcggcggggggcgcgGTCCCGGTCCCCGCGGCCGTCCTCCTGGGCTGCAAGGCCGCCCGCGCCCTCCGCGTGCTCCGGGCTGCGCCCCCGGGGCCCCGCTGGCTGCTGGGCACGCCGTTGCCCGCCCAGGCTCTGCCCACCGTGGGGCTGTCGCCCGGGCTGCTGGCGCTGGGCGAGGCGGCGCGGCCCCCGCTCGAGGCCGCCGTCCTCGACGCCGTGGAGCTGGTGGCCCGGGCGCTGGGCAGCGCGGCCCGCGTGCAGCCAGAGCGAACCCTCCTCCCAGCCGCGGTCGACTGCGGCGCCCCGCCACCAGCTGGGTCCGAGTCCTCGGGCCGTTTCCTGGCGCG GTTCCTGGCCAATACGTCCTTCCAGGGCCGCACAGGGCCCGTGTGGGTGACCAGCTCCTCCCAGGTGCACATGTCCCGGCGCTTCCAGGTGTGGACCCTCCGCCGGGACCCGCGGGGTGCGCCGGCCTGGGCCACCGTGGGCAGCTGGCGTGATGGGCGGCTGGAGCCGGAACCGGGGAGCATGGCCGTgcgacccccacccccgccgGGCGCCCGGGCCCGGCCCCGGCTGCGCGTGGTGACGCTGGTGGAGCACCCGTTCGTGTTTGCCCGCGAGCCGGACGAGGACGGGCAGTGCCCGGCTGGCCAGCTGTGCCTGGCGCCCGGCACCAACGACTCAGCCGCCCTGGACGCGCTGTTCGCGGCGCTGGCGGCCGGCTCGGTGCCCCGCGGCCTGCGAAGGTGCTGCTACGGGTACTGCATCGACCTGCTGGAGCGGCTGGCGGAGGACGCGGCCTTCGACTTTGACCTCTACATCGTGGGCGACGGCAAGTACGGCGCCCTGCGCGACGGCCGCTGGACCGGCCTGGTGGGCGACCTGCTGGCCGGCCGGGCGCACATGGCCGTCACCAGCTTCAGCATCAACTCGGCGCGCTCGCGGGTGTTGGACTTCAGCAGCCCCTTCTTCTCCACCAGCCTGGGCATCCTGGTGCGCGCGCGGGACACGGCCTCGCGCCTGGGCGCCTTCACGTGGCCGCTGCACTGGTCCATGTGGCTGGGCGTCTTCACGGCCCTGCACCTCACCGCGCTCTTCCTCACGCTGTACGAGTGGCGCAGCCCCTACGGCCTCACGCCCCGCGGCCGCAACCGCGCCACCGTCTTCTCCTACTCCTCGGCCCTCAACCTCTGCTATGCCATCCTCTTTGGCCGCACGGTGTCCAGCAAGACGCCCAAGTGCCCCACGGGCCGCCTGCTCATGAACCTCTGGGCCATTTTCTGCCTGCTCGTGCTGTCCAGCTACACCGCCAACCTGGCCGCCGTCATGGTCGGCGACAAGACTTTTGAGGAGCTGTCGGGGATCCACGACCCCAAG CTGCACCACCCGTCCCAGGGCTTCCGCGTGGGCACCGTGCGGGAGAGCAGCGCCGAGGCCTACATCAAGGCGAGCTTCCCCGAGCTGCACGCGCACATGCGGCGCCACGGCGCGCCCACCACGCCCCACGGCGTCGCCATGCTCAC GAGCGACCCCCCCAAGCTCAACGCCTTCATCATGGACAAGGCGCTCCTGGACTACGAGGTGTCCATCGACGCCGACTGCAGGCTGCTGACCGTGGGCAAGCCCTTCGCCATGGAGG GCTATGGCATCGGCCTCCCCCAGAACTCGCCGCTCACCTCCAACCTGTCTGAGTTCATCAGCCGCTACAAGTCGTCAGGCTTCATCGACCTGCTGCATGACAAGTGGTACAAGATGGTGCCTTGTGGGAAGAGGGTCTTCGCAGTTACAGAG ACCCTCCAGATGGGCATCTACCACTTCTCGGGGCTCTTCGTGCTGCTCTGCCTCGGCCTGGGCAGCGCCCTGCTGAGCTCTCTGGGCGAGCACGTCTTCTACCGCCTGGCGCTGCCGCGCATCCGCAGGGGCAACAAGCTGCAGTACTGGCTGCACACGAGCCAG AGGATCCACCGCGCCCTCAACACGGAACCGCCCGAGGAGCCGGAGCCCAG GGCTCCCGAGGAGCAGCGGGACACGCCGGCCGCCCCCGCGGGTCCCGGGCGCTGCACACGGGTGCGCGGGGCCGTGGCGCGGGAGCGTCGCGTGCGCTTCCTGCTGGAACCGGCAgtggccgccgccgccccggACGCGGACGCGGACGCCGACACCGACACCGACGCGGCCGGGTCGCCCGAGGGCCCCGTCTGGCTCCGCTCCAAtggccgcccgcccgccgcacCGCCCACGGGCGCCCCCGGGCCCAGCGAGCGGGAGGCGGGCCCGGCGGAGCTGGAGGCGCTGGAGCGGCGCATCGCGGGCGCGCGGGAGCGGCTGCGCCGGGCGCTGGCGCGGCGCGGGGAGCTCCTGGCCCAGCTCGGGGACGGCGCCCGCCACCGGCCGCTGCGCCTGCTCCGGGCCCGCGCGGAGGGGCCCCGGGCCGCCCGGTGA
- the GRIN3B gene encoding glutamate receptor ionotropic, NMDA 3B isoform X3, whose product MEFVRALWLGLALALGPGPAGGHPQPCGVPARPGGSVRLGVLLPRAPAARARVRAALALAPALAPRLPRNLSLELVAAAAPARDPASLARGLCRALAAPGVAAVLAFPGARPELLQLHFLAAAAETPVLSVLRREAREPLGAPNPFHLQLDWASPLETLLDVLVSVLRAHAWEDVGLALCRVRDPGSLVALWTSRAGRAPKLVLDLSRPAAGDVGLRARLAPLGAAAGGAVPVPAAVLLGCKAARALRVLRAAPPGPRWLLGTPLPAQALPTVGLSPGLLALGEAARPPLEAAVLDAVELVARALGSAARVQPERTLLPAAVDCGAPPPAGSESSGRFLARFLANTSFQGRTGPVWVTSSSQVHMSRRFQVWTLRRDPRGAPAWATVGSWRDGRLEPEPGSMAVRPPPPPGARARPRLRVVTLVEHPFVFAREPDEDGQCPAGQLCLAPGTNDSAALDALFAALAAGSVPRGLRRCCYGYCIDLLERLAEDAAFDFDLYIVGDGNLGILVRARDTASRLGAFTWPLHWSMWLGVFTALHLTALFLTLYEWRSPYGLTPRGRNRATVFSYSSALNLCYAILFGRTVSSKTPKCPTGRLLMNLWAIFCLLVLSSYTANLAAVMVGDKTFEELSGIHDPKLHHPSQGFRVGTVRESSAEAYIKASFPELHAHMRRHGAPTTPHGVAMLTSDPPKLNAFIMDKALLDYEVSIDADCRLLTVGKPFAMEGYGIGLPQNSPLTSNLSEFISRYKSSGFIDLLHDKWYKMVPCGKRVFAVTEARAPQRADVTAQGLPAFGPQTLQMGIYHFSGLFVLLCLGLGSALLSSLGEHVFYRLALPRIRRGNKLQYWLHTSQRIHRALNTEPPEEPEPRAPEEQRDTPAAPAGPGRCTRVRGAVARERRVRFLLEPAVAAAAPDADADADTDTDAAGSPEGPVWLRSNGRPPAAPPTGAPGPSEREAGPAELEALERRIAGARERLRRALARRGELLAQLGDGARHRPLRLLRARAEGPRAAR is encoded by the exons ATGGAGTTTGTGCGCGCGCTGTGGCTCGGCCTGGCGCTGGCGCTGGGGCCCGGGCCCGCCGGGGGCCACCCGCAGCCGTGCGGGGTCCCTGCGCGCCCGGGGGGCTCCGTGCGCCTGGGCGTCCTCCTgccccgcgcgcccgccgcccgcgcccgcgtCCGCGccgccctggccctggcccccgCCCTGGCGCCGCGGCTGCCGCGCAACCTGAGCCTGGAGCTGGTGGCTGCCGCCGCCCCCGCCCGAGACCCCGCCTCGCTGGCCCGCGGCCTGTGCCGGGCGCTGGCGGCTCCGGGCGTGGCGGCCGTGCTCGCcttccccggggcgcggcccgaGCTGCTGCAGCTGCACTTCCTGGCGGCCGCCGCCGAGACCCCCGTGCTCAGCGTGCTGCGGCGGGAGGCGCGCGAGCCCCTGGGCGCCCCG AACCCGTTCCACCTGCAGCtggactgggccagccccctggagacGCTGCTGGACGTGCTGGTGTCGGTGCTGCGGGCGCACGCCTGGGAGGACGTCGGCCTGGCGCTCTGCCGCGTGCGGGACCCTGGCAGCCTGGTGGCCCTGTGGACAAGCCGGGCTGGCCGAGCCCCGAAGCTCGTGCTGGACCTGAGCCGGCCGGCCGCGGGCGATGTGGGGCTGCGGGCGCGCCTGGCCCCGctgggggcggcggcggggggcgcgGTCCCGGTCCCCGCGGCCGTCCTCCTGGGCTGCAAGGCCGCCCGCGCCCTCCGCGTGCTCCGGGCTGCGCCCCCGGGGCCCCGCTGGCTGCTGGGCACGCCGTTGCCCGCCCAGGCTCTGCCCACCGTGGGGCTGTCGCCCGGGCTGCTGGCGCTGGGCGAGGCGGCGCGGCCCCCGCTCGAGGCCGCCGTCCTCGACGCCGTGGAGCTGGTGGCCCGGGCGCTGGGCAGCGCGGCCCGCGTGCAGCCAGAGCGAACCCTCCTCCCAGCCGCGGTCGACTGCGGCGCCCCGCCACCAGCTGGGTCCGAGTCCTCGGGCCGTTTCCTGGCGCG GTTCCTGGCCAATACGTCCTTCCAGGGCCGCACAGGGCCCGTGTGGGTGACCAGCTCCTCCCAGGTGCACATGTCCCGGCGCTTCCAGGTGTGGACCCTCCGCCGGGACCCGCGGGGTGCGCCGGCCTGGGCCACCGTGGGCAGCTGGCGTGATGGGCGGCTGGAGCCGGAACCGGGGAGCATGGCCGTgcgacccccacccccgccgGGCGCCCGGGCCCGGCCCCGGCTGCGCGTGGTGACGCTGGTGGAGCACCCGTTCGTGTTTGCCCGCGAGCCGGACGAGGACGGGCAGTGCCCGGCTGGCCAGCTGTGCCTGGCGCCCGGCACCAACGACTCAGCCGCCCTGGACGCGCTGTTCGCGGCGCTGGCGGCCGGCTCGGTGCCCCGCGGCCTGCGAAGGTGCTGCTACGGGTACTGCATCGACCTGCTGGAGCGGCTGGCGGAGGACGCGGCCTTCGACTTTGACCTCTACATCGTGGGCGACGGCAA CCTGGGCATCCTGGTGCGCGCGCGGGACACGGCCTCGCGCCTGGGCGCCTTCACGTGGCCGCTGCACTGGTCCATGTGGCTGGGCGTCTTCACGGCCCTGCACCTCACCGCGCTCTTCCTCACGCTGTACGAGTGGCGCAGCCCCTACGGCCTCACGCCCCGCGGCCGCAACCGCGCCACCGTCTTCTCCTACTCCTCGGCCCTCAACCTCTGCTATGCCATCCTCTTTGGCCGCACGGTGTCCAGCAAGACGCCCAAGTGCCCCACGGGCCGCCTGCTCATGAACCTCTGGGCCATTTTCTGCCTGCTCGTGCTGTCCAGCTACACCGCCAACCTGGCCGCCGTCATGGTCGGCGACAAGACTTTTGAGGAGCTGTCGGGGATCCACGACCCCAAG CTGCACCACCCGTCCCAGGGCTTCCGCGTGGGCACCGTGCGGGAGAGCAGCGCCGAGGCCTACATCAAGGCGAGCTTCCCCGAGCTGCACGCGCACATGCGGCGCCACGGCGCGCCCACCACGCCCCACGGCGTCGCCATGCTCAC GAGCGACCCCCCCAAGCTCAACGCCTTCATCATGGACAAGGCGCTCCTGGACTACGAGGTGTCCATCGACGCCGACTGCAGGCTGCTGACCGTGGGCAAGCCCTTCGCCATGGAGG GCTATGGCATCGGCCTCCCCCAGAACTCGCCGCTCACCTCCAACCTGTCTGAGTTCATCAGCCGCTACAAGTCGTCAGGCTTCATCGACCTGCTGCATGACAAGTGGTACAAGATGGTGCCTTGTGGGAAGAGGGTCTTCGCAGTTACAGAG GCCAGGGCCCCCCAAAGGGCTGACGTGACCGCGCAGGGCTTGCCCGCGTTCGGCCCGCAGACCCTCCAGATGGGCATCTACCACTTCTCGGGGCTCTTCGTGCTGCTCTGCCTCGGCCTGGGCAGCGCCCTGCTGAGCTCTCTGGGCGAGCACGTCTTCTACCGCCTGGCGCTGCCGCGCATCCGCAGGGGCAACAAGCTGCAGTACTGGCTGCACACGAGCCAG AGGATCCACCGCGCCCTCAACACGGAACCGCCCGAGGAGCCGGAGCCCAG GGCTCCCGAGGAGCAGCGGGACACGCCGGCCGCCCCCGCGGGTCCCGGGCGCTGCACACGGGTGCGCGGGGCCGTGGCGCGGGAGCGTCGCGTGCGCTTCCTGCTGGAACCGGCAgtggccgccgccgccccggACGCGGACGCGGACGCCGACACCGACACCGACGCGGCCGGGTCGCCCGAGGGCCCCGTCTGGCTCCGCTCCAAtggccgcccgcccgccgcacCGCCCACGGGCGCCCCCGGGCCCAGCGAGCGGGAGGCGGGCCCGGCGGAGCTGGAGGCGCTGGAGCGGCGCATCGCGGGCGCGCGGGAGCGGCTGCGCCGGGCGCTGGCGCGGCGCGGGGAGCTCCTGGCCCAGCTCGGGGACGGCGCCCGCCACCGGCCGCTGCGCCTGCTCCGGGCCCGCGCGGAGGGGCCCCGGGCCGCCCGGTGA